The Sulfurimonas lithotrophica genome includes a region encoding these proteins:
- a CDS encoding sulfite:cytochrome C oxidoreductase subunit B, with the protein MKSIILKTLLVTAVMFSTLNAEYSKPVKVPSITYPLEYDKNFRVMQRNCQWCHSFGYITNQGKQSQEFWRASVVKMRDVYKAPITKADEEAIVEYLFKHYGNGKVK; encoded by the coding sequence ATGAAAAGTATAATTTTAAAAACATTGTTAGTAACGGCAGTTATGTTTTCCACTTTAAATGCGGAGTATTCAAAACCCGTAAAAGTTCCAAGCATCACCTACCCGTTGGAATATGATAAAAACTTTAGGGTTATGCAGAGAAACTGCCAGTGGTGTCACTCTTTTGGATATATAACAAACCAAGGAAAGCAATCCCAAGAGTTTTGGAGGGCATCTGTAGTAAAGATGCGTGATGTGTATAAAGCACCTATAACAAAAGCCGATGAAGAAGCTATAGTCGAGTACCTGTTTAAACATTATGGAAATGGGAAAGTAAAATAA
- a CDS encoding FixH family protein — translation MNKILASGKIWPYAIGISIILIFGACVATIVVASKLPVEKSDTYMMDYHQADANANDLINARIEFDKKYKIEYVTDGLSQDKSILKYKVTDLAGKTIENAKLKVIVTRPNSRKYDQELMDYKYDNGIYVFKPIKLELAGRWDIMAKVNVDKLQRYYNVKADTRAKEAYEY, via the coding sequence ATGAATAAAATTCTAGCTAGCGGTAAAATTTGGCCTTATGCTATAGGTATATCAATTATACTTATATTTGGAGCTTGTGTAGCAACTATAGTTGTCGCTTCTAAATTGCCTGTTGAAAAAAGCGATACTTATATGATGGATTATCATCAAGCGGATGCCAATGCAAATGATTTGATTAATGCACGTATTGAGTTTGATAAAAAATACAAAATCGAGTACGTAACGGATGGATTATCTCAAGATAAGTCTATATTAAAGTATAAAGTTACGGATTTAGCAGGAAAAACTATAGAAAATGCTAAATTAAAAGTTATCGTAACTCGTCCGAATTCACGTAAATATGATCAAGAACTTATGGACTACAAATATGATAACGGTATTTATGTTTTTAAACCTATAAAACTTGAATTAGCAGGCAGATGGGATATTATGGCTAAAGTAAATGTTGATAAGCTACAAAGATACTATAACGTAAAAGCCGATACTAGAGCTAAAGAGGCTTACGAGTATTAA
- a CDS encoding DUF4006 family protein, which translates to MNENRSVFALDGITGMLVATVLLLVILAGLTVWGIGVQNANMTKFYEIKDEKQIKMFSKDNAKHWHNVN; encoded by the coding sequence ATGAATGAAAATAGAAGCGTATTTGCTCTTGATGGTATTACTGGTATGTTAGTAGCTACAGTACTTTTACTTGTTATCCTTGCCGGTTTAACGGTATGGGGTATTGGTGTACAAAATGCTAATATGACAAAGTTTTATGAAATTAAAGACGAAAAACAGATAAAAATGTTTAGCAAGGATAATGCTAAACATTGGCATAACGTGAACTAA
- a CDS encoding molybdopterin-dependent oxidoreductase: MQRREFLKTSLVASTVLLGLPLSASQIRQPLDYYKVSKYAFPEKNPLIAHSDRPPLLESPRNVFTSAITSNKDFFVRWHSPKIKTHTFISGYRIAITGEVNEPLYLSLKSLKEDFEPVEITAVLQCGGNSRSAFIPTTSGIQWGSGAMGCAKWKGARLKDVLKQAGLNKDAKWINFNGSDEAAFHKAPRLIRELKIDEIEDDIIIAYEMNGEDLPYLNGYPVRLVVPGWYSDSWIKMLTEIRVTKEYRPLYYMDSAYTVADNETESETPDKPAKKRKPITTMNIKSYIGFPTRDTKIKVNENVTLKGVAFDGGSGIKEVLISADKGKTWKKSTLGKELSKFAFREFEYNFQAKQSGKFTLMAKAVNNLGEEQPFAHQMLWNKGGYKYNGIDSVTFEAVK, translated from the coding sequence ATGCAAAGAAGAGAATTTTTAAAAACCTCTTTAGTCGCATCTACGGTACTGCTTGGACTGCCACTTAGTGCATCGCAGATACGACAACCCTTAGATTACTACAAGGTAAGTAAGTATGCTTTTCCTGAGAAAAACCCACTCATAGCACATTCTGACAGACCGCCTCTGCTGGAGTCTCCGCGTAATGTTTTTACATCCGCTATAACTTCAAACAAAGATTTTTTTGTAAGATGGCACTCGCCAAAGATAAAAACTCATACTTTTATATCAGGATATAGAATAGCCATAACAGGTGAAGTCAACGAGCCGTTATACTTATCACTTAAGAGTTTAAAAGAGGATTTTGAGCCTGTTGAGATTACGGCAGTTCTACAATGCGGCGGAAACTCAAGAAGTGCATTTATTCCGACAACTAGCGGCATCCAATGGGGAAGCGGAGCTATGGGTTGTGCAAAATGGAAGGGTGCAAGACTAAAAGATGTTTTAAAACAGGCAGGACTTAACAAAGATGCTAAATGGATAAACTTTAACGGTAGTGATGAGGCTGCTTTTCATAAAGCCCCAAGACTTATTCGCGAGTTAAAAATAGATGAGATAGAAGATGACATTATCATAGCTTATGAGATGAACGGTGAAGATTTGCCTTACCTAAACGGTTATCCCGTTCGTCTTGTTGTCCCGGGTTGGTACTCCGATAGTTGGATAAAGATGCTTACTGAGATAAGGGTAACAAAAGAGTACCGTCCTCTTTACTATATGGACAGTGCTTATACGGTTGCAGATAATGAAACAGAGAGTGAAACACCTGACAAACCTGCCAAAAAAAGAAAACCTATAACCACGATGAACATAAAATCTTACATAGGTTTTCCTACTCGTGATACTAAAATAAAAGTCAATGAAAATGTAACACTAAAGGGTGTGGCGTTTGATGGCGGAAGCGGTATAAAAGAGGTTTTAATCTCAGCAGACAAAGGTAAAACATGGAAGAAATCTACACTAGGCAAAGAGCTTTCAAAATTTGCCTTTAGAGAGTTCGAATACAACTTCCAAGCAAAACAAAGCGGAAAATTTACGCTTATGGCAAAAGCGGTAAATAACTTGGGAGAAGAACAGCCTTTTGCACATCAGATGCTGTGGAATAAAGGCGGCTATAAATACAACGGCATCGATAGTGTGACATTTGAGGCGGTAAAATGA
- a CDS encoding 3-dehydroquinate dehydratase, translating into MKFLHRGLYALILSVLFANTLSAEYLYKDEVIFNPKFNESVEELGAELYQKTGISLRLLMLKELPHDKKNIVEYEKEVMKNFSTPTVLLTFSEMDSQVDILAYPTSLYEYFDKRQVLSPISSPVQAFVIALLNFDFSDMSSGGTILPLLAQKAKKGEVLGKYSGAMFNGYADIAEQIAKSKGIELEHAVGSANQTSILIVKTLFYGIILIGIYMYIKRKLHLKRQANNE; encoded by the coding sequence TTGAAATTTTTACACAGAGGGCTTTATGCCCTCATCCTTTCGGTATTATTTGCAAACACTCTATCTGCAGAGTATTTATATAAAGATGAAGTTATTTTTAATCCTAAATTCAATGAATCTGTCGAAGAATTAGGAGCTGAACTTTATCAAAAAACAGGTATATCTTTAAGACTTTTGATGTTAAAAGAGTTACCGCATGATAAAAAAAATATAGTTGAGTACGAAAAAGAGGTTATGAAAAATTTTTCTACGCCTACGGTTTTACTAACTTTTTCTGAGATGGACTCACAAGTCGATATATTAGCGTATCCGACATCTTTATATGAATACTTTGACAAAAGACAAGTACTAAGTCCTATATCTTCTCCTGTGCAAGCTTTTGTTATAGCATTGCTTAATTTTGATTTTTCAGATATGAGTAGTGGAGGAACAATTTTACCTTTACTGGCACAAAAGGCTAAAAAAGGTGAAGTTTTAGGAAAGTATAGCGGTGCTATGTTTAACGGTTATGCAGATATAGCAGAACAAATCGCAAAATCTAAAGGTATTGAACTTGAACATGCAGTAGGGAGTGCTAACCAAACTTCTATATTAATCGTTAAGACACTCTTTTACGGTATCATCCTGATAGGTATATATATGTATATCAAAAGAAAATTACATTTAAAAAGGCAGGCAAATAATGAATAA
- a CDS encoding PD-(D/E)XK nuclease family protein, which yields MKKSTIILPTSRAIRETRLKIQNKTLFLPNYVTMGEFISKLTIVKDFKPIDDDTRVLLLLKAADFKTFENLQIERNFFTFTKNSSYIFKFFEELSAERYDINSLASNDIYAEYEEHIEILTLLYERYEKLCLDAKILDKIFLPKIYTFNQNYAKSLKKIDIKIDGHLTNFEFELLNQAKEFCEINIIFTTTRFNSKMQNKFAELGIELEVGYEYEISINENKVVSKEKVINNKNISCQSFSEQVLQVAFVKQKIYEFISKGYEAENVAVIVPDENFATMLESFDNIGNFNFAMGYGFSKSAFYKKLEATIDYIEQDSKENFARLKRIGEELYADLHKIFYKKASEVDLIKYLEGLKDYIDDCEALKIYEDELFHFSRVISVMQDMNVKSVLSVFIQRLSSRSIDDVRGGKITVMGVLESRSIEFDAVIIVDFDDSNVPKKSQKDMFLNTHIREMANLPTTIDRQNLQKHYYEMLINNSKEVAISYVSSEDSSASRFLKQLGIKEQSIYDEKELSNILFEKIQKKQDREEKEIILKYDFKTTPMSASRLKTFLTCKRKFYYKYIVHLFSHDIPTDMIEQYEIGNIVHTALYDVYTSKSSYTDAKELQADIEKALDDKIDKNSEIQRYFIALQKAKMKEFVSLEIERFNEGWVVKECEKSMTCEFAGMNLVGQIDRLDAKNNELYVIDYKTGNYPIYNKNNFTQATDFQLEFYYLLVKDKAEKIKCAYYDLNENKLVNEPFLEEKLGVLESNIKDILARDEFNFEKCEDEKNCIYCDYKIICSRD from the coding sequence ATGAAAAAATCAACCATAATCCTGCCAACATCTCGTGCCATAAGAGAGACCAGACTTAAAATACAAAACAAGACATTGTTCTTGCCAAACTATGTAACAATGGGCGAGTTTATATCCAAACTAACTATTGTAAAAGACTTTAAACCCATAGATGATGATACACGTGTCCTTCTTTTGTTAAAGGCGGCTGATTTTAAAACTTTTGAGAACTTACAAATAGAGAGAAACTTTTTTACTTTTACAAAAAACAGCTCATATATATTTAAATTTTTTGAAGAATTAAGTGCAGAAAGATATGACATAAACAGTCTTGCATCTAACGATATATATGCTGAATATGAAGAGCATATAGAGATATTGACATTGTTATATGAGCGTTATGAAAAGTTATGTCTAGATGCAAAGATACTTGATAAGATATTTTTACCAAAAATATATACTTTTAATCAAAATTATGCAAAGTCTCTAAAAAAAATAGATATAAAAATAGACGGGCATCTGACTAACTTTGAGTTTGAACTTTTAAATCAGGCAAAAGAGTTTTGTGAAATAAATATAATATTTACAACTACAAGATTTAACTCCAAGATGCAAAATAAGTTTGCAGAATTGGGGATAGAGTTGGAAGTGGGATATGAATATGAAATATCTATAAATGAAAATAAAGTCGTATCAAAAGAAAAAGTTATTAACAACAAAAACATAAGCTGTCAATCTTTTAGTGAGCAGGTTCTGCAGGTTGCTTTTGTAAAACAAAAAATTTACGAGTTTATATCAAAAGGTTATGAAGCAGAGAATGTAGCTGTCATAGTCCCTGATGAAAATTTTGCCACAATGCTAGAGAGTTTTGACAACATAGGTAACTTTAACTTTGCTATGGGTTACGGGTTTTCTAAAAGTGCTTTTTATAAAAAACTTGAAGCTACTATAGATTATATAGAACAGGATTCAAAAGAGAACTTTGCAAGGCTCAAACGCATAGGTGAAGAACTATATGCAGACTTACACAAAATATTTTACAAAAAAGCTTCAGAAGTTGATTTAATAAAGTATTTAGAGGGACTAAAAGATTATATCGACGATTGTGAAGCTTTAAAAATATATGAAGACGAATTGTTCCATTTTAGCAGAGTGATATCTGTTATGCAAGATATGAACGTAAAGTCTGTTTTATCCGTATTTATACAACGTCTATCAAGTAGAAGCATAGATGATGTACGTGGCGGTAAAATAACGGTTATGGGAGTTTTAGAGAGCAGAAGCATAGAGTTTGATGCTGTTATAATAGTTGATTTTGATGATTCAAACGTGCCTAAAAAAAGCCAAAAAGATATGTTTTTAAATACTCACATAAGAGAGATGGCAAATCTGCCAACTACCATAGACAGGCAAAATCTGCAAAAACATTACTACGAGATGCTTATAAACAACTCTAAAGAGGTAGCCATCTCCTATGTAAGTTCTGAGGATAGTTCAGCTTCGAGGTTTTTAAAACAGCTTGGCATAAAAGAGCAAAGCATCTATGATGAAAAAGAACTCTCAAATATACTTTTTGAAAAAATACAAAAAAAACAAGATAGAGAAGAAAAAGAGATAATTCTAAAGTATGATTTCAAAACAACTCCTATGTCTGCATCCAGACTAAAGACATTTTTAACGTGTAAAAGGAAGTTTTACTACAAATATATAGTGCATCTGTTCTCTCATGATATTCCAACTGATATGATAGAACAGTATGAAATAGGAAATATTGTCCATACCGCACTATATGATGTATATACAAGCAAATCAAGTTATACGGATGCAAAAGAGTTGCAAGCCGATATAGAAAAAGCACTGGATGATAAAATAGATAAAAACAGTGAAATACAAAGGTATTTCATAGCTCTACAAAAAGCTAAAATGAAGGAGTTTGTCAGTCTTGAAATTGAAAGATTTAACGAAGGCTGGGTAGTAAAGGAATGTGAAAAAAGTATGACTTGTGAGTTTGCAGGAATGAATCTTGTCGGTCAGATAGATAGACTCGATGCAAAAAATAATGAACTCTACGTTATTGACTATAAAACAGGTAATTACCCTATATATAACAAAAATAATTTTACCCAAGCAACGGATTTTCAGTTAGAGTTTTACTACCTTTTAGTTAAAGATAAAGCAGAAAAAATTAAGTGTGCTTATTATGATTTAAATGAAAACAAACTTGTAAATGAGCCTTTTTTGGAAGAAAAACTAGGTGTACTTGAATCAAACATAAAAGATATACTTGCACGCGATGAATTTAACTTTGAAAAATGTGAAGATGAGAAAAATTGTATATATTGCGATTACAAAATAATTTGCTCAAGAGATTAG
- a CDS encoding FAD-dependent oxidoreductase: MTYDFLIIGAGAAGANCAYTLKQAGKSVAVVDKEGIAKGASGAAGAFLSPLPGKKNSYNSLVNDALAYSIDFYEKLMPKLITKKGVLRVSNDNFDKTKLDGNALKHKVLKFKNIEGYYYADAAIVNPVDICNYLLKNCDFYQEDIQELNFKDGYYIFKNFKAKNIILAQGVNSPLVNYPYINISPMFGVKIDVKTSTEIPFNIHKSISISTNKADGTVAIGATQQNHSMTQGECNTTCDKCPFYINTDEEDVKSLLKQANELIDLDDLEVIKVSKGARATIKSYFPVLGKIIDYEKSLKKYPSIKKGTKIPSDLLEYYQNIYSINALGSRGFVFAPYLAKKLKENILDGVAIPKEISLEKLFYKYARTKGV; encoded by the coding sequence ATGACATACGATTTTTTGATTATAGGAGCCGGAGCTGCCGGAGCTAACTGTGCATATACCCTAAAGCAAGCGGGTAAAAGTGTAGCTGTTGTAGATAAAGAGGGCATCGCAAAAGGTGCAAGCGGAGCTGCGGGTGCTTTTCTATCACCGCTTCCGGGTAAAAAAAACTCCTATAATTCACTGGTCAATGATGCCCTTGCTTATTCTATAGATTTTTACGAAAAACTAATGCCGAAACTTATAACTAAAAAAGGTGTGTTAAGAGTATCAAACGATAATTTTGACAAGACAAAACTAGATGGTAATGCACTAAAACATAAGGTCTTAAAGTTTAAAAATATCGAGGGTTATTACTATGCAGATGCAGCTATAGTAAACCCTGTTGATATTTGTAATTATCTACTTAAAAACTGCGATTTTTATCAAGAAGATATACAAGAGTTAAACTTTAAAGACGGGTATTATATTTTTAAGAACTTTAAAGCTAAAAATATCATCTTGGCTCAAGGTGTAAACAGTCCCTTAGTTAACTACCCTTATATAAATATATCTCCTATGTTTGGAGTTAAAATAGATGTTAAAACATCTACAGAGATTCCTTTTAACATACACAAATCCATATCCATATCTACAAACAAAGCGGACGGCACGGTAGCAATAGGTGCTACACAGCAAAACCACTCAATGACACAAGGCGAGTGTAATACTACTTGCGACAAATGTCCTTTTTATATAAATACGGACGAAGAAGATGTTAAATCACTTCTAAAGCAAGCAAACGAGCTTATAGACTTAGATGATTTAGAAGTTATAAAAGTCTCAAAAGGTGCGAGGGCTACTATAAAGAGTTATTTTCCCGTACTTGGAAAAATTATAGATTATGAAAAGTCTTTAAAAAAATATCCATCAATAAAAAAAGGAACAAAGATACCAAGCGATTTACTAGAATATTATCAAAATATTTATAGCATAAATGCCTTGGGATCAAGAGGGTTTGTTTTTGCTCCGTATTTGGCAAAAAAATTAAAAGAAAATATTTTAGATGGAGTTGCTATCCCTAAAGAGATATCCTTAGAGAAGCTTTTTTACAAATATGCCAGAACTAAAGGAGTTTAA